A single genomic interval of Candidatus Methanoperedens sp. harbors:
- a CDS encoding KEOPS complex subunit Pcc1 → MKIKGKLTFKGENAGELVNIIARSLAPDNVPGIETIVEENSVTVIFSADKVGTILASVDDYLMNANIATSLSRVVRSGDIKSNLAAGSGQEAIR, encoded by the coding sequence ATGAAGATTAAAGGGAAATTGACGTTCAAAGGTGAAAATGCCGGGGAGCTTGTCAATATAATTGCCCGGTCGCTGGCGCCTGATAATGTCCCGGGGATAGAAACTATTGTAGAAGAAAATTCTGTTACTGTTATATTCTCGGCAGATAAGGTTGGGACGATACTTGCTTCGGTTGATGATTACCTTATGAATGCTAACATCGCCACTTCGCTATCTCGTGTTGTCAGGAGTGGAGATATAAAAAGCAACTTAGCTGCGGGTAGCGGTCAGGAGGCTATTCGATGA
- a CDS encoding transcriptional regulator protein — protein MTKNGTIARALAYLNNGDEATSVELETGTGLRQPEVSIVMRQLKERDWINEREEKKQGNGRPYKIYSLKSRVQGKFKPIDKARLKKNVEPLYFSRLLA, from the coding sequence GTGACAAAAAACGGTACCATCGCAAGAGCTCTGGCTTATCTTAATAATGGGGATGAAGCTACATCAGTTGAACTTGAAACAGGAACTGGCTTGCGTCAGCCTGAAGTAAGTATTGTAATGAGGCAGTTAAAGGAACGAGATTGGATAAATGAGCGGGAAGAGAAAAAGCAAGGTAATGGGAGACCGTATAAGATATACTCCCTGAAAAGTAGGGTTCAAGGAAAATTTAAACCGATAGATAAAGCAAGACTGAAAAAGAATGTTGAACCTTTATATTTCAGTCGTCTGTTAGCCTAA